One Natranaerovirga hydrolytica genomic region harbors:
- a CDS encoding N-acetylmuramoyl-L-alanine amidase family protein, whose translation MKAIDVLYNGEDTGKEAFYVTDKGYSIIKVRDFMDILGEHYLRVSDLSNLFGLDVEGLGNQINIIHSIESSNPNGTNNSLAGKNIVIDPGHSAGANVSPVDSSYAEGDYVLEVALALEEMLLERNANVYLTRRTGEDVSLYQRGTMYADINPDLLLSIHTNAMGNTPQTRASGVEIIYSVRQTNARPIAEEMMRVIAEHMNMNTRRVFSRESSSSTPNNPIDWYGILRHSVDHTHHSFIIEGGFHDNPNDLAKLVENNGHLQNAQSILKAIEAYFDIV comes from the coding sequence TTGAAAGCAATTGATGTTTTGTATAATGGTGAAGATACTGGTAAAGAAGCATTTTATGTAACGGATAAGGGTTATAGTATCATTAAAGTACGAGATTTTATGGATATCCTTGGTGAACATTATCTGAGGGTCTCTGATTTAAGCAACCTTTTTGGATTAGATGTAGAGGGATTAGGCAATCAGATTAATATAATCCATTCTATTGAATCTTCTAATCCAAATGGTACAAATAATAGCTTAGCAGGAAAGAATATTGTTATTGATCCTGGTCATTCAGCTGGTGCTAATGTTAGCCCTGTTGATTCTTCATATGCTGAAGGCGATTATGTCTTGGAAGTAGCATTGGCTTTAGAGGAAATGTTACTGGAAAGAAATGCTAATGTGTATTTAACTCGAAGAACAGGTGAAGATGTTTCCTTGTACCAAAGGGGAACAATGTATGCTGATATAAATCCTGACCTACTACTCTCTATTCATACAAATGCTATGGGCAACACACCACAAACCCGTGCCTCTGGTGTAGAAATCATTTATAGCGTTCGACAAACTAATGCCCGCCCCATTGCAGAAGAAATGATGAGGGTCATTGCAGAGCATATGAATATGAATACACGCAGAGTCTTTTCTCGTGAAAGCTCGTCTAGTACGCCTAATAACCCAATTGACTGGTATGGTATTTTAAGACATTCTGTTGATCATACCCATCATAGCTTTATTATTGAAGGTGGTTTTCATGACAATCCCAATGATTTAGCCAAACTGGTTGAAAATAACGGACATCTTCAAAATGCACAAAGTATTTTAAAAGCCATTGAAGCCTATTTTGACATAGTGTAG
- the mutS gene encoding DNA mismatch repair protein MutS, whose amino-acid sequence MAKLTPMMQQYMDLKGKYKDCILFFRLGDFYEMFFEDAITASRELEITLTKRDCGQEEKAPMCGVPHHSAETYINKLLEKGYKVAIGEQVEDPKEVKGIVKRDVVRVVTPGTNINPNTLDEKKNNYLMCLYQQEETYGVATVDITTGDFYVTQVDQEKKVLDEVAKFMPSEILYEENITVDVITTIKERYPVVINALEDWYFDSSMCEQKIKDHFNVHNLDGLGLKEYNIGTMVTGALLQYLYEMQKNSLKHITTLYPYTTESYMMLDSFTRRNLELVETLRDKQRVGSLIHVLDKTKTAMGARLLRKWIEQPLLDIESINHRLNTVEILKNQPLLREELRELLQPVYDLERLMGRISYQTANPRDLIAFKQSIEVLPAIEQLIKEVDEQLCHTIYKEMDLLEDVKDLIEASIIEDPPITIKEGHIIKLGYNEGVDTLRKATTQGKQWIAQLEAKEKEKTNIKSLKIKFNKVFGYYIEVTKSYLDLVPEDYVRKQTLANAERYITPELKEMEDTILGAEEKVVALEYDLFVKVRDRIGKEVKRIKKTAKAIATLDVLLSYGYVAERQNYVKPVINDEGIIDIKEGRHPVVEKMINNEMFITNETYLDNAEQRISIITGPNMAGKSTYMRQVALIVLMAQIGSFVPANEANIGIVDRIFTRVGASDDLASGQSTFMVEMTEVANILRNATKNSLIILDEIGRGTSTFDGLSIAWSVVEYISNPSKIGAKTLFATHYHELTELEGKIDGVNNYCIAVKEQGDDIIFLRKIIKGGADQSYGIQVAKLAGVPNEVILRAKDLVNELAQSDITKKIDVGTLLDNEAEKQTQEEVAPTKQISLFEEIETHNIIKELEQIKILEITPMEAFNKLYELQKKLKG is encoded by the coding sequence ATGGCAAAATTAACGCCTATGATGCAACAATATATGGACCTAAAAGGGAAGTACAAAGATTGTATACTGTTTTTTAGACTAGGTGATTTTTATGAAATGTTCTTTGAAGATGCCATAACAGCGTCTAGAGAACTAGAAATCACATTAACCAAAAGGGATTGTGGACAAGAAGAAAAAGCACCTATGTGTGGTGTACCCCATCATTCTGCTGAAACATACATTAATAAATTACTGGAAAAAGGCTATAAAGTTGCTATTGGTGAACAAGTAGAAGACCCAAAAGAAGTAAAAGGCATTGTAAAAAGAGATGTTGTAAGGGTTGTGACACCAGGAACCAATATTAATCCCAATACCTTAGACGAGAAGAAAAACAATTATTTAATGTGTTTGTACCAACAAGAAGAAACCTATGGTGTTGCAACAGTAGATATTACAACAGGAGACTTTTATGTGACACAAGTGGATCAAGAAAAGAAGGTCTTAGATGAAGTCGCAAAATTTATGCCATCAGAAATACTGTATGAAGAAAACATTACAGTAGATGTCATAACCACGATCAAAGAACGTTATCCGGTGGTGATTAATGCATTAGAAGATTGGTATTTTGATTCCAGTATGTGTGAGCAAAAAATTAAAGACCATTTTAACGTTCACAACTTAGACGGCTTAGGACTAAAAGAATACAACATAGGTACAATGGTAACAGGTGCATTGTTACAATACTTATACGAAATGCAAAAAAATTCCCTTAAGCATATAACCACGCTGTATCCTTATACAACAGAAAGTTATATGATGTTAGATAGTTTTACAAGAAGAAACTTAGAACTGGTTGAAACCTTAAGAGACAAACAAAGAGTTGGTTCTCTGATTCATGTTTTGGATAAGACCAAAACGGCTATGGGGGCAAGATTGCTGAGAAAATGGATAGAGCAACCCTTATTAGATATAGAAAGCATTAATCATCGACTCAATACGGTAGAGATTCTTAAAAATCAACCCTTATTAAGAGAAGAATTAAGAGAACTCTTACAGCCAGTTTATGATTTGGAACGGTTAATGGGCAGAATCAGTTATCAAACGGCTAACCCAAGAGATTTGATTGCATTTAAACAATCCATTGAAGTGTTGCCAGCCATTGAGCAATTAATCAAAGAGGTGGATGAGCAACTGTGTCACACTATATACAAAGAAATGGATTTATTAGAAGATGTCAAAGACTTAATAGAAGCATCCATTATAGAAGACCCACCCATAACCATTAAAGAAGGTCACATTATAAAATTAGGCTATAATGAAGGCGTGGATACATTAAGAAAAGCAACCACCCAAGGCAAACAATGGATAGCCCAGTTAGAGGCAAAAGAAAAAGAGAAAACCAATATCAAATCCCTTAAGATAAAGTTTAACAAAGTCTTTGGTTATTACATAGAAGTGACCAAGTCCTATTTGGACTTAGTGCCAGAAGATTATGTTAGAAAGCAAACATTAGCCAATGCAGAAAGGTATATTACACCGGAATTAAAAGAAATGGAAGACACCATTCTTGGCGCAGAAGAAAAAGTAGTGGCATTAGAATACGATTTGTTTGTAAAAGTGAGAGATCGGATTGGTAAAGAAGTTAAACGTATTAAAAAAACGGCTAAAGCCATAGCCACTTTAGATGTTCTATTGTCTTATGGATATGTAGCCGAGCGACAAAACTATGTTAAACCCGTTATTAATGATGAAGGCATTATTGATATTAAAGAAGGTAGACACCCTGTTGTAGAAAAAATGATTAACAACGAAATGTTTATTACCAATGAAACTTACTTAGACAATGCAGAACAAAGAATCTCCATTATTACAGGCCCTAATATGGCAGGGAAATCAACTTATATGAGGCAAGTTGCTTTAATTGTGTTAATGGCTCAGATTGGAAGTTTTGTTCCTGCTAATGAAGCCAATATTGGTATAGTGGATCGTATATTCACACGAGTAGGTGCATCAGATGACTTGGCATCGGGTCAAAGTACCTTTATGGTAGAAATGACAGAAGTAGCCAATATTCTAAGGAATGCAACAAAGAATAGTTTGATTATATTAGATGAAATTGGTAGAGGAACCAGTACATTTGACGGCTTAAGCATTGCTTGGTCAGTAGTAGAATACATTAGTAACCCATCTAAAATAGGGGCAAAAACACTATTTGCCACCCATTACCATGAGTTGACGGAATTAGAAGGTAAGATTGATGGGGTAAACAATTATTGTATCGCTGTCAAAGAACAAGGCGATGACATCATTTTCCTTAGAAAGATTATAAAAGGCGGCGCCGATCAAAGTTATGGTATTCAAGTTGCAAAATTAGCCGGTGTACCCAATGAAGTGATTCTTAGAGCCAAAGATTTGGTCAATGAATTGGCACAATCAGACATTACCAAAAAAATCGATGTGGGTACCCTCTTAGACAATGAAGCAGAGAAACAAACACAAGAAGAAGTTGCGCCAACCAAACAAATATCTTTATTTGAAGAAATTGAAACCCATAACATTATTAAAGAATTAGAACAAATAAAGATTTTAGAGATCACACCGATGGAAGCGTTTAATAAATTATATGAATTACAAAAAAAACTAAAAGGTTAG
- the mutL gene encoding DNA mismatch repair endonuclease MutL, translated as MSNIQMLDQHTINKIAAGEVVERPASVVKELVENAIDAKASAITVEIKEGGISFIRITDNGMGINKKDISTAFLRHSTSKIKTIEDLFSVSSLGFRGEALASIASIGQVEVITKNREDLTGIRYIIEGGKETSKEEIGCPEGTTLIVRNLFFNTPARRKFLKTPKTEGGYVNDLMNRLALSNPHISFKFIYNNQVKLHTSGNNQVKDALYNVYGKEVSKNVIAVDYEDEDLTIHGFIGKPQISRGNRTYENFFINGRYIKSSLLQKALEEGYKTYLTMHKYPFCVLYYELDSEKIDVNVHPTKMEVRFHNNEDIFRITKKAVEQSLKSMDLIPEVDLEKKKEEKVTYSKSIPEPFEKKEIKEHKEIKEHPPSIQDPKGASNEAYSKVNAIPSSEKEDLLIKTKDILRETPIKSIQPSYNKTKDYEQVDMTTSLFKNKDVPFYQIIGQLFSTYWIIEFNEKFYIIDQHAAHEKVLYEKILFDFKQSKSNSQQLLQPVIIHVDLKEQEVIQTYQSIFESLGFVIEDFGKDSYAIRAVPYILGENLDASVFMDILDLLSDDHYINKQDVLYEKVALMSCKAAVKANNKMSFIEVKKLIEQLLQLDNPYTCPHGRPTIIAMTKQELERKFKRIQS; from the coding sequence ATGTCCAATATTCAAATGCTAGATCAGCATACCATTAATAAAATTGCAGCAGGAGAAGTGGTAGAAAGACCGGCTTCTGTTGTCAAAGAATTAGTAGAAAACGCAATCGATGCAAAAGCCAGTGCCATTACTGTAGAGATAAAAGAAGGTGGCATTTCCTTTATAAGAATAACGGACAATGGAATGGGCATTAATAAAAAGGATATCTCTACGGCATTTTTACGCCACTCAACCAGCAAAATAAAAACCATTGAAGATTTATTTAGTGTGTCTTCATTAGGTTTTAGAGGAGAAGCCCTTGCAAGCATTGCATCTATTGGACAAGTGGAAGTCATTACAAAAAATAGAGAAGATTTAACAGGCATTCGATACATTATTGAAGGTGGAAAAGAAACATCCAAAGAGGAGATTGGTTGCCCAGAAGGCACCACGCTTATCGTAAGGAATTTGTTTTTTAACACACCTGCTAGAAGAAAGTTCTTAAAAACACCAAAAACAGAAGGGGGCTATGTTAATGATCTAATGAATCGTTTGGCATTATCCAATCCCCATATATCCTTTAAATTCATTTATAACAATCAAGTGAAATTACATACCTCAGGCAATAATCAAGTTAAAGATGCTTTGTATAATGTCTATGGCAAAGAAGTTTCAAAAAATGTCATTGCCGTAGACTATGAAGATGAAGACTTAACCATTCATGGTTTTATTGGCAAACCACAAATCAGTAGAGGCAATAGAACTTATGAGAATTTTTTCATTAATGGTCGGTACATTAAAAGCAGTTTGTTACAAAAAGCATTAGAAGAAGGGTATAAGACTTACTTAACCATGCATAAGTACCCTTTTTGTGTGTTGTATTATGAGCTAGATAGTGAAAAAATAGATGTCAATGTACACCCTACAAAAATGGAAGTGAGATTTCATAACAATGAAGACATTTTTAGGATTACAAAAAAAGCAGTTGAACAGAGCTTAAAATCAATGGATTTAATACCAGAAGTGGATTTAGAAAAAAAGAAAGAAGAAAAAGTGACCTATTCTAAATCCATACCCGAACCTTTTGAAAAAAAAGAAATCAAAGAACACAAAGAAATTAAAGAACACCCACCATCCATTCAGGATCCAAAAGGGGCTTCTAATGAGGCGTATTCAAAAGTTAATGCAATACCTTCATCTGAAAAAGAAGATTTATTAATAAAAACAAAAGACATTTTAAGAGAAACACCAATAAAAAGCATCCAACCATCATACAATAAGACAAAGGATTATGAACAAGTAGACATGACGACTTCTTTGTTTAAAAATAAAGACGTACCCTTTTATCAAATTATTGGTCAGTTATTTAGTACCTATTGGATTATTGAATTTAACGAAAAATTTTATATCATTGACCAACATGCAGCCCATGAAAAAGTATTGTATGAAAAGATATTATTTGACTTTAAACAATCAAAATCAAATTCACAGCAATTGTTACAACCGGTTATTATCCATGTAGATTTAAAGGAACAAGAAGTGATTCAGACTTATCAAAGTATATTTGAATCCTTAGGATTTGTCATAGAAGACTTTGGAAAAGACAGTTATGCCATTAGGGCAGTACCTTATATTCTTGGAGAAAATTTAGATGCATCTGTCTTTATGGATATACTGGACTTATTATCAGATGATCATTATATTAACAAACAAGATGTTCTTTATGAAAAAGTAGCATTAATGTCTTGTAAAGCAGCGGTTAAAGCCAATAATAAAATGAGCTTTATAGAAGTAAAAAAATTAATAGAACAATTATTACAATTAGATAATCCTTATACTTGTCCCCATGGCAGACCCACCATTATTGCTATGACAAAGCAGGAATTAGAACGGAAGTTTAAGAGAATACAGTCATAA
- a CDS encoding D-alanyl-D-alanine carboxypeptidase family protein: MTKKLLSYVICIGFLLSMSTQYIAYAQPSLTINSSAAILYEANTGTILYEKDIHSTYYPASITKILTALLAIENLSIEDSITLSREASLTIPAGSSSIGIKPDETLTVDQALHGLLLNSANEVANGLAETIGGSISQFSTLMTERASELGALNSHFTNPHGLHNDDHYTTAYDMAMITKGLLEYDYFREIMSNITYQIPETNLTSEIRYLSQNHRLMNHIRDASTYREDVIAGKTGYTTRSGHTLVTVAEQEDMTLIAVVLGSTSNDFYADTNTLLDYGFDNYQRVTIEYEEPNVTLPIITNNEADEVIEVGSAFVTNRFSTDFIVPIDFNSNALSTVIDLPEYLENDVTVGDVVGSITVTNRDTTLKGVDMTVHYVELFDITEDLNRFSLFSFKGLLLIGFVLCILYAFLNYRFNSRRLRYYRQRKSNNRKSSYFIR, translated from the coding sequence ATGACAAAAAAACTATTATCTTATGTGATATGCATTGGGTTTTTATTATCTATGAGTACCCAATACATTGCTTATGCCCAACCTTCTTTAACTATAAATTCTTCAGCCGCTATATTGTATGAAGCCAATACCGGCACCATTCTTTATGAAAAAGATATACATAGTACATATTATCCAGCGAGCATTACCAAGATTTTAACGGCATTACTGGCTATAGAAAATCTGTCTATAGAGGATTCCATTACTTTATCAAGAGAAGCTTCCCTGACTATCCCTGCTGGAAGCAGTAGCATTGGTATTAAACCTGATGAAACCCTTACTGTTGATCAGGCCTTACACGGTTTATTGTTGAATTCAGCCAATGAAGTGGCTAATGGATTAGCTGAAACCATTGGTGGCTCTATTAGCCAGTTTTCAACTCTTATGACTGAGCGAGCATCTGAATTAGGCGCGCTAAACAGTCATTTTACTAATCCCCATGGCTTACATAATGACGATCATTATACCACTGCTTATGATATGGCTATGATAACAAAAGGGTTATTAGAGTATGATTACTTTAGAGAGATTATGTCTAACATTACCTATCAAATACCAGAAACCAATTTGACTTCCGAAATCCGATATTTATCACAGAATCATCGGTTGATGAACCATATTAGAGATGCTTCTACTTATAGAGAAGATGTTATTGCTGGAAAAACAGGTTATACGACCCGTTCTGGACATACCTTGGTTACTGTTGCAGAGCAAGAGGATATGACTTTAATTGCTGTTGTCTTAGGGTCTACTTCCAATGATTTTTATGCAGACACCAACACTTTATTAGATTATGGTTTTGACAATTACCAAAGGGTTACCATTGAATATGAAGAACCTAATGTGACTTTACCTATTATTACTAACAACGAAGCAGACGAAGTAATAGAAGTTGGTAGTGCTTTTGTTACCAATCGCTTTTCTACTGACTTTATTGTACCCATTGATTTTAATAGCAATGCATTAAGTACGGTTATTGATTTACCTGAGTACTTAGAAAACGATGTAACCGTTGGAGACGTTGTCGGCAGCATTACTGTGACCAATCGAGACACCACTTTAAAAGGGGTGGATATGACCGTTCATTATGTTGAACTTTTTGATATCACCGAGGATTTAAATCGATTTTCGTTATTCTCTTTTAAAGGATTGTTACTCATTGGTTTCGTTTTATGTATTTTATATGCCTTTTTAAATTATCGATTCAATAGCAGACGTTTACGATATTATCGACAACGTAAAAGTAACAACCGTAAAAGTTCTTATTTCATTAGATGA
- a CDS encoding ribonuclease H-like domain-containing protein: MEIVNIELDAMDVDYDVLNVLDIPYDSCVIVDIETTGFSRSKNQIYLIGCVYFKENKWQLKQWLCQTLEDELMILKGFIAFMSPYDKVIHFNGNHFDMPFIQERCAVYHLPFNLDNHTSYDLYLSIKKYKSHLKLDNLKQKTLERFLGIHREDLYSGGDLIGIFYHYVKDQDCNKKELLLLHNKDDLVGLLSLLPLLRYEILFASFFNHVGSKKYQLILNDDVIHIQLESAIATYKPLVYTNEFFKITIHEKTINWFIFSITDQLKVFFDNYKDYYYLPLEDEAIHKSVGTYVDVSRREQAKASNCYIKKRDNFLPLFRPMNTTLFKKHYKDHMYYVSANKILQDDNLIQEYLMTFFHNESIFL; encoded by the coding sequence ATGGAAATTGTAAATATTGAATTAGACGCTATGGATGTGGATTATGATGTTTTAAATGTATTAGATATTCCGTATGATTCATGTGTTATAGTTGATATAGAAACCACAGGGTTTTCAAGAAGTAAAAATCAAATATACCTTATTGGATGTGTTTATTTTAAAGAGAATAAGTGGCAACTTAAACAATGGCTTTGCCAAACCCTTGAAGATGAATTAATGATTTTAAAGGGCTTTATTGCTTTTATGTCACCCTATGATAAAGTCATACATTTTAATGGGAATCACTTTGATATGCCCTTTATTCAAGAACGATGTGCTGTTTATCATCTTCCTTTTAACTTGGACAATCATACTTCTTATGATTTGTATTTATCAATCAAAAAATATAAATCCCATTTGAAGCTAGATAATTTAAAACAGAAAACCCTTGAGAGATTTTTAGGCATTCATAGAGAGGATCTTTATTCTGGTGGAGATTTAATTGGGATTTTTTATCATTACGTTAAGGATCAAGATTGTAATAAAAAAGAATTGCTTCTATTACATAATAAAGATGATTTAGTTGGGTTACTTTCCCTTTTGCCTTTATTGCGATATGAAATACTCTTCGCTTCTTTTTTTAATCATGTGGGTTCAAAAAAATATCAACTGATTCTAAATGATGATGTTATACACATACAGTTAGAAAGCGCTATTGCTACTTATAAACCTTTGGTTTATACCAATGAATTCTTCAAGATTACCATTCACGAAAAGACGATTAATTGGTTTATCTTTTCAATAACAGATCAATTAAAGGTTTTTTTTGACAATTATAAAGACTATTATTATTTGCCTTTAGAAGATGAAGCCATTCATAAATCCGTTGGAACATATGTTGATGTTTCAAGACGTGAGCAAGCCAAAGCTTCAAATTGTTATATTAAAAAGAGAGATAATTTCTTACCTCTCTTTAGACCAATGAATACCACTTTATTTAAGAAACATTATAAAGATCATATGTATTATGTTTCTGCAAATAAAATTCTACAAGATGATAATTTGATACAAGAATACCTTATGACATTCTTTCATAATGAATCAATTTTTTTATAA
- the miaB gene encoding tRNA (N6-isopentenyl adenosine(37)-C2)-methylthiotransferase MiaB codes for MAERKSNIIIEESEAIRQKNIIKALREEFDKAYEKTGKKKLFFIQTYGCQMNARDSEKLKGILEEIGYVETDQEEKADFIIYNTCTVRENANQKVYGRVGHLKSLKKKKNNLMIALCGCMMQEDTVIDTIKKSYNHVDIIFGTHNIYKLAELIKAKLETKDMIIDIWEAHKEIVEDLPSIRKHKFKASVNIMYGCNNFCSYCIVPYVRGRERSRAPEDILSEIKALVADGVVEIMLLGQNVNSYGQTLDQSFTFANLLEALEDIEGLERIRFMTSHPKDLSDDLIKVMGQSKKICNQLHLPLQSGSTKILNEMNRKYTKEDYLELVKKIKAARPDIALTTDIIVGFPGETKEDFEETLEVVKAVEYINAYTFIYSKRTGTPAAKIKEQLPESVVKERFNQLIDTLQPFVERHSQEKVGKTYKVLIEEVNQQEKELVSGRLSSNHLVHLKGDKSLIGKIIDVKITSAMTFYLRGEQV; via the coding sequence ATGGCTGAAAGAAAAAGTAATATCATAATAGAAGAAAGTGAAGCAATCAGACAAAAAAATATTATAAAAGCATTAAGAGAAGAATTTGATAAAGCCTATGAAAAAACAGGCAAGAAAAAACTTTTCTTCATTCAAACCTATGGATGTCAAATGAATGCTAGGGACTCAGAAAAGCTAAAAGGCATTTTAGAAGAAATTGGGTATGTTGAAACAGATCAAGAAGAAAAGGCAGACTTCATTATTTACAACACATGTACCGTAAGAGAAAATGCCAATCAAAAAGTATACGGAAGAGTAGGACATTTAAAATCATTAAAGAAAAAAAAGAACAATCTAATGATTGCATTATGTGGCTGTATGATGCAAGAAGACACAGTGATAGATACCATTAAAAAAAGCTACAACCATGTAGACATTATTTTTGGGACACATAATATCTATAAATTGGCTGAACTCATCAAAGCAAAATTAGAAACAAAAGATATGATTATTGACATATGGGAAGCCCACAAAGAAATCGTTGAAGATCTACCTAGTATTCGTAAACATAAATTTAAAGCAAGTGTTAACATTATGTATGGTTGCAATAACTTTTGCAGTTACTGTATTGTTCCTTATGTAAGAGGGCGTGAAAGAAGTCGAGCACCAGAAGATATTCTTTCAGAAATAAAAGCATTGGTGGCAGATGGTGTTGTTGAGATTATGCTACTGGGACAAAATGTCAATTCCTATGGACAAACACTAGACCAAAGCTTTACCTTTGCCAATTTATTAGAAGCATTAGAAGACATAGAAGGACTTGAAAGAATAAGATTTATGACCTCACACCCAAAAGACCTTTCAGATGACTTAATAAAAGTTATGGGACAATCTAAAAAAATATGTAACCAACTCCACCTTCCATTACAATCTGGAAGCACAAAGATATTAAATGAAATGAATAGGAAATATACCAAAGAAGATTATCTTGAGTTGGTCAAAAAAATAAAAGCCGCTAGACCAGATATTGCATTAACAACAGATATTATTGTAGGTTTTCCAGGAGAAACAAAAGAAGACTTTGAAGAAACACTAGAAGTGGTTAAAGCAGTAGAGTATATCAATGCATATACCTTTATCTATTCTAAACGTACCGGTACACCAGCAGCAAAAATAAAAGAACAATTGCCAGAATCAGTGGTCAAAGAAAGATTCAATCAACTTATTGATACATTGCAACCATTTGTAGAACGGCACTCACAAGAAAAAGTTGGAAAAACTTACAAAGTCCTTATAGAAGAAGTGAACCAACAAGAAAAAGAATTGGTATCCGGTCGATTATCCAGTAACCATTTGGTTCATTTAAAAGGTGATAAAAGCTTAATCGGTAAAATTATAGATGTTAAAATAACCAGTGCAATGACTTTTTATTTAAGAGGTGAACAAGTTTAA
- a CDS encoding CheR family methyltransferase produces MIANYESFKKEIFALTNIDLNAYKERQMKRRIDSLIKKNNYDDYNSYVKALKSNKDLFNEFVNYLTINVSEFYRNPEQWRILEEEIFPLLFKTFGKNIKIWSAACSTGDEPYSLAMLLAKFMPLSQVKIIATDIDKQVLSKAQLGLYNEKSLAALPKEFKDKYFREVGQSSYQIIEDIKKSIEFKQHNLLKDSYPTNCDLIVCRNVLIYFTEDAKSEIYKKFNQSLKKEGILFVGSTEQIIQPQLYKFSATRSFFYKKENNIL; encoded by the coding sequence TTGATAGCTAACTATGAAAGTTTTAAAAAAGAAATATTTGCTTTAACCAATATTGATTTAAATGCTTATAAAGAGCGTCAAATGAAAAGAAGAATAGATTCTTTAATTAAAAAGAATAACTATGATGACTACAATAGTTATGTTAAAGCATTAAAAAGCAATAAAGACTTGTTTAATGAGTTTGTGAACTACCTCACGATAAATGTATCTGAATTCTATAGAAATCCAGAACAGTGGAGAATATTAGAAGAAGAAATATTTCCTTTGCTTTTTAAGACATTTGGCAAGAATATAAAGATTTGGAGTGCGGCCTGTTCAACAGGAGATGAACCGTATTCATTAGCAATGTTGTTAGCAAAGTTTATGCCTTTATCCCAAGTCAAAATTATTGCTACAGACATTGATAAGCAAGTTTTATCAAAAGCTCAGCTAGGCTTATACAATGAAAAAAGTTTAGCAGCATTGCCAAAAGAATTTAAAGATAAGTATTTTAGAGAAGTCGGTCAGTCATCGTATCAAATTATTGAAGACATAAAAAAGTCAATAGAATTTAAACAACATAACTTGTTAAAAGATTCTTATCCAACCAATTGTGATTTAATTGTTTGTAGAAATGTCTTGATTTATTTTACTGAAGACGCTAAAAGTGAAATATATAAAAAGTTTAATCAATCACTAAAAAAAGAGGGGATATTATTTGTGGGCAGTACAGAACAAATAATACAACCTCAATTGTATAAATTCTCAGCTACAAGATCCTTTTTTTATAAAAAAGAAAATAACATTTTATAA